One part of the Streptomyces ferrugineus genome encodes these proteins:
- a CDS encoding Lrp/AsnC family transcriptional regulator, whose protein sequence is MDDIDRAILRELQADGRIPYADLGPKVGLSPSAARLRLQRLIDSKAVQVVGVTDPMTMGRQTMALLGLRIDGDPRAVADELSRHDEVVYTVLTAGGFDLFAEVVCPQPRDLLDFINDIVRPVEGVASVENFPYFAIHTHRFLWHVD, encoded by the coding sequence ATGGACGACATCGACCGGGCCATCCTGCGGGAGCTGCAGGCCGACGGCCGGATCCCTTACGCCGATCTGGGTCCGAAGGTGGGGTTGTCACCCTCGGCCGCGAGGCTCCGGCTGCAGCGGCTGATCGACTCCAAGGCGGTCCAGGTCGTCGGAGTGACCGACCCGATGACCATGGGCCGGCAGACGATGGCACTCCTGGGCTTGCGCATCGACGGCGATCCCCGGGCGGTCGCCGATGAACTGTCCCGGCACGACGAAGTCGTCTACACGGTCCTGACGGCCGGCGGCTTCGACCTTTTCGCGGAGGTGGTGTGCCCTCAGCCCCGGGATCTTCTGGACTTCATCAACGACATCGTGCGGCCCGTCGAGGGCGTCGCATCCGTGGAGAACTTCCCCTACTTCGCGATTCACACGCACCGCTTCCTGTGGCACGTCGACTGA